In Capillimicrobium parvum, a genomic segment contains:
- a CDS encoding M23 family metallopeptidase produces MPRATAAGSMLTLTPVLQKVISPPRWFEGADGRFHMKYELKLTNAAPVSLDVSSVEVRSGRGRHIDTLSGPRLAAAMTQLGEQAPTSTLNGSTVGIVWVDLTFPTRRSIPRAIEHRLTIDVGPGRGVGPMLTHVGGRAEVAHRPPMVLSPPLQGARWTAAISHHRRSIQTVNGRLRDGQRFAVDWNCLDAQGRTMSGPPDELASSPSYRAPVLAVRDAKVVQAVDGLPELIPGETFSGGLAQADGNHVILKLGPGTFAGYAHLVPGSVRVRAGDHVRRGQVLGLLGSSGNSSGPHLHFQLMNRPSLLDADGLPFVLRRFELQGDFGSVDALVEADATGATLAIDRSDAGPRRRVGLVGFPVVDLPRRGPR; encoded by the coding sequence TTGCCGCGCGCGACGGCCGCCGGCTCGATGCTGACCCTGACCCCGGTGCTGCAGAAGGTGATCTCGCCGCCGCGATGGTTCGAGGGAGCCGATGGCCGCTTCCACATGAAGTACGAGCTCAAGCTCACCAACGCGGCGCCCGTCTCTCTCGATGTCTCGTCGGTCGAGGTGCGCAGCGGTCGCGGACGGCACATCGACACGCTCTCGGGACCCCGGCTGGCGGCGGCGATGACGCAGCTCGGCGAGCAGGCGCCGACCTCCACGCTCAACGGGTCGACGGTCGGCATCGTGTGGGTCGACCTCACGTTCCCCACCCGGCGCAGCATCCCGCGCGCGATCGAACACCGGCTCACAATCGATGTCGGGCCCGGGCGGGGGGTCGGCCCGATGCTCACCCACGTCGGCGGCCGCGCCGAGGTCGCGCACCGCCCCCCGATGGTGCTCTCGCCCCCGTTGCAGGGCGCACGGTGGACCGCGGCCATCAGCCATCATCGCCGCTCGATCCAGACCGTCAACGGACGTCTGCGAGATGGACAGCGCTTCGCGGTGGATTGGAATTGTCTCGACGCCCAAGGCCGGACGATGTCCGGCCCGCCCGACGAGCTCGCAAGCTCGCCGAGCTATCGGGCGCCCGTCCTCGCGGTGCGCGACGCCAAGGTCGTCCAAGCGGTCGACGGGCTCCCCGAGCTGATACCAGGCGAGACGTTCTCCGGTGGACTCGCCCAGGCGGACGGCAATCACGTGATCCTGAAGCTGGGTCCCGGCACGTTCGCCGGCTACGCGCACCTTGTTCCAGGCAGCGTGCGGGTGCGCGCTGGTGACCATGTGCGCCGAGGACAGGTGCTCGGCCTGCTCGGCAGCTCCGGCAACTCGAGCGGCCCGCATCTGCACTTTCAGCTGATGAACCGCCCCTCGCTCCTGGACGCCGATGGGCTGCCCTTCGTCCTTCGTCGCTTCGAGCTCCAGGGCGACTTCGGCTCGGTCGACGCGCTCGTCGAAGCCGACGCGACGGGGGCCACGCTCGCGATCGACCGGTCCGACGCCGGCCCCCGCCGGCGCGTCGGCCTGGTCGGATTCCCCGTGGTGGACCTCCCTCGTCGCGGCCCGCGCTGA
- a CDS encoding alpha/beta hydrolase codes for MEVAPDAEGSAGAARVAVLACCAAIVLAGSADANASRGPGVRAQTARTAIAWHGCGKQLQCARVAVPLDWNRPHGRKIRLAVIRRAASRTEQRIGSLFVNPGGPGGSVEKVREDGTALDAAGQGRFDVVGWDIRGAGASTHVRCFRREKRRAAFFDDWSIPFTAAASRRQVGTTASLARRCGKVSGALLRHISLADTARDLDHLRRLVGDRRLTYLGISGGTLIGQTYANIYPTRVRAMVLDGVVDPVTYTRGTEAQYVNELSYADHAFEGFLSLCDRAGSARCALAGRGPSAATRVERLLARLRRAPMPAPSATPPGPLTYGDALSAILVDMSGGPAKWPEMATALDAAARGDGADLATTGRILTTVFSSPTVAPGLPAVALTCADSPSRQGPRSWHRVVRRITDVSAIYGPVISWWRWAPCASWPARSADRYTGPWNATTRSPILVIGTTHDPNTPYANARRSARRLGNAVLLTHDGYSHTSPLDPSSCVKRAISAYLVRLATPPRGAVCRSDRQPFDPEFGQPLGQGPPSP; via the coding sequence ATGGAGGTTGCCCCCGACGCCGAGGGCTCTGCTGGTGCGGCGCGAGTCGCGGTGCTGGCCTGCTGCGCCGCGATCGTGCTCGCCGGTAGCGCTGACGCCAACGCCTCGCGAGGCCCGGGCGTTCGCGCACAGACCGCGAGGACAGCGATCGCGTGGCACGGCTGCGGCAAGCAGCTCCAGTGCGCGCGGGTCGCGGTGCCCCTCGACTGGAACCGTCCCCACGGCCGCAAGATCCGGCTCGCGGTGATCCGCCGCGCCGCCAGCCGGACCGAGCAGCGGATCGGATCGCTGTTCGTCAACCCGGGCGGCCCGGGCGGCTCGGTCGAGAAGGTCAGAGAGGATGGCACGGCGTTGGACGCCGCCGGCCAGGGGCGATTCGACGTCGTCGGCTGGGACATCCGTGGTGCCGGTGCGAGCACCCACGTTCGCTGCTTTCGCCGCGAGAAGCGTCGCGCGGCGTTCTTCGACGACTGGTCGATCCCGTTCACCGCCGCGGCCTCTCGGCGCCAGGTGGGCACGACCGCCTCACTCGCACGCCGCTGCGGGAAGGTGAGTGGCGCTCTCCTGCGCCACATCTCGCTCGCCGACACGGCACGCGACCTCGACCACCTCCGCCGCCTGGTCGGCGACCGGCGGCTGACCTACCTCGGCATCTCCGGCGGCACCTTGATCGGCCAGACCTACGCCAACATCTATCCAACACGCGTACGGGCGATGGTCCTCGACGGCGTCGTCGATCCGGTCACCTACACGCGGGGCACCGAAGCGCAATACGTGAACGAGCTGAGCTATGCCGATCATGCGTTCGAGGGCTTCCTGTCGCTGTGCGACCGTGCCGGATCTGCCCGCTGCGCGTTGGCGGGACGCGGCCCGTCGGCCGCCACGCGAGTCGAGCGTCTGCTGGCACGGCTGCGGCGCGCTCCGATGCCGGCACCATCCGCCACCCCACCTGGACCGCTGACGTACGGCGACGCCCTCTCCGCGATCCTGGTCGACATGAGCGGTGGGCCGGCGAAGTGGCCGGAGATGGCCACTGCGCTCGACGCCGCGGCGCGCGGCGACGGCGCGGACCTCGCAACGACGGGGCGGATCCTGACCACCGTGTTCTCGTCGCCGACCGTCGCCCCCGGCCTACCGGCCGTCGCCCTGACCTGTGCTGACAGTCCGTCACGACAGGGCCCCCGGTCATGGCACAGGGTCGTCCGTCGGATCACCGACGTCAGCGCCATCTATGGGCCGGTGATCAGCTGGTGGCGCTGGGCGCCCTGCGCCTCATGGCCCGCTCGCAGCGCGGACCGCTACACCGGGCCGTGGAACGCGACCACCAGGAGCCCCATCCTGGTGATCGGCACCACCCACGACCCGAACACGCCCTATGCCAACGCCCGCCGCAGCGCCCGCCGGCTGGGCAACGCCGTGCTCCTGACCCACGACGGCTACAGCCACACGAGCCCCCTCGATCCCAGCTCGTGCGTCAAACGAGCGATCAGCGCCTACCTCGTCCGCCTCGCCACCCCGCCGCGCGGCGCCGTGTGCCGGTCCGACCGACAGCCGTTCGACCCGGAGTTCGGCCAACCGCTTGGCCAGGGTCCGCCCTCGCCGTGA
- a CDS encoding MOSC domain-containing protein: MKPVAQRTAGRDGALSAAVAALLELELADTPAGRAGAAPLDAWQAWLAARNLQLVQANAPLGSGFWIAVHGERAVVMFGAPPDVVWDPGAGWGRGQDRAGEPAPDVVYVLAALDPALAGLPAEDPGAGTVEAIYVADGSAAPLLPLADAEAIPGRGLRGDRYFYGTGHFSRPGKTGQDLTLIAVEALEALHAESGIALSGAAARRNVVTKGIDVNALVGRRFAIGDVECVGRRWCEPCAHLQRLTEPGVLRGLIHRGGLRADIVSAGRIRVGDRVRALG, from the coding sequence GTGAAGCCGGTCGCCCAGCGGACGGCGGGGCGCGACGGCGCGCTGTCGGCGGCCGTCGCGGCGCTGCTCGAGCTCGAGCTCGCCGACACTCCGGCCGGGCGCGCGGGCGCGGCGCCGCTCGACGCGTGGCAGGCGTGGCTGGCCGCGCGCAACCTGCAGCTCGTGCAGGCGAACGCGCCGCTCGGCTCCGGCTTCTGGATCGCGGTGCACGGCGAGCGGGCGGTGGTGATGTTCGGCGCGCCGCCCGACGTGGTCTGGGACCCGGGCGCGGGGTGGGGCCGGGGTCAGGACCGCGCCGGCGAACCCGCTCCCGACGTGGTGTACGTGCTCGCCGCGCTCGACCCGGCGCTCGCGGGCCTCCCCGCCGAGGACCCCGGCGCCGGAACCGTCGAGGCGATCTACGTGGCCGACGGGAGCGCCGCCCCGCTGCTGCCCCTCGCCGACGCCGAGGCGATCCCGGGGCGCGGCCTGCGCGGCGACCGCTACTTCTACGGCACCGGGCACTTCTCACGCCCGGGCAAGACGGGTCAGGACCTGACGCTCATCGCCGTCGAGGCGCTCGAGGCGCTGCACGCCGAGAGCGGGATCGCCCTCAGCGGCGCCGCAGCGCGCCGCAACGTCGTGACGAAGGGCATCGACGTCAACGCGCTCGTCGGGCGCCGGTTCGCGATCGGCGACGTCGAATGCGTCGGGCGCCGGTGGTGCGAGCCGTGCGCGCACCTGCAGCGGCTCACCGAGCCGGGTGTGCTGCGCGGGCTCATCCATCGCGGCGGCCTGCGCGCCGACATCGTCAGCGCGGGGCGGATCCGCGTGGGCGATCGGGTGCGCGCCCTCGGCTGA
- a CDS encoding sugar ABC transporter substrate-binding protein, giving the protein MTGRGAIRVIALLLALAAVAAIAAGCGDKEVVREKPVLVPNGNLSAPVPQRANDSGAVRIAVVTHGPASSPFWAIVRNGAEAAGRQMDVLVSYRAPDVYSFERMQELIDQAIDSRPDGLVVSIPEPGLSVVIRRATQAGIPVVSINSGSNVSRRLGVLAHLGQPERRAGLLAGRRLARSGVRRALCVNQEVSNQGLDDRCRGLAQAMHEAGGVSTVLGIDDMAASTPTRIANAARRHRAQAVLTLNSTGALLALEGVRKAGLAGRVKVATFDLGPDVLNAVLRGQLAFAVDQQPYLQGYLPVVLLSQLARYGLFPARRGLIPTGPNFVTKDNAQQALDLSRRSIR; this is encoded by the coding sequence GTGACCGGTCGCGGCGCCATCCGCGTCATCGCGCTCCTGCTCGCCCTGGCGGCCGTCGCGGCGATCGCCGCCGGCTGCGGCGACAAGGAGGTCGTCCGCGAGAAGCCCGTCCTGGTGCCCAACGGCAACCTCTCGGCGCCGGTGCCCCAGCGCGCGAACGACTCGGGCGCCGTGCGGATCGCGGTCGTCACCCACGGGCCGGCGTCGAGCCCGTTCTGGGCGATCGTGCGCAACGGCGCCGAGGCGGCCGGGCGCCAGATGGACGTGCTCGTGAGCTACCGGGCGCCCGACGTCTACTCGTTCGAGCGCATGCAGGAGCTCATCGACCAGGCGATCGACAGCCGGCCCGACGGGCTCGTCGTGTCGATCCCCGAGCCGGGCCTCTCCGTCGTCATCCGCCGCGCCACGCAGGCCGGGATCCCGGTCGTCAGCATCAACTCGGGCAGCAACGTCTCGCGGCGCCTCGGCGTGCTCGCCCATCTCGGCCAGCCCGAGCGGCGCGCCGGCCTGCTCGCCGGCCGCCGCCTGGCGCGCAGTGGGGTCCGCCGCGCGCTGTGCGTCAACCAGGAGGTCTCCAACCAGGGCCTGGACGACCGCTGCCGCGGGCTGGCCCAGGCGATGCACGAGGCCGGCGGCGTGTCGACCGTCCTCGGCATCGACGACATGGCCGCCTCGACGCCGACGCGCATCGCAAACGCGGCGCGGCGCCACCGGGCGCAGGCGGTGCTGACCCTGAACTCGACCGGCGCGCTGCTCGCCCTCGAGGGCGTTCGCAAGGCGGGGCTCGCCGGCCGGGTGAAGGTGGCGACGTTCGACCTCGGTCCCGACGTCCTCAACGCCGTGCTCCGCGGGCAGCTGGCGTTCGCCGTCGACCAGCAGCCCTACCTGCAGGGCTACCTGCCGGTGGTGCTGCTCAGCCAGCTCGCCCGGTACGGGCTGTTCCCCGCCCGGCGCGGGCTCATCCCGACCGGCCCGAACTTCGTCACGAAGGACAACGCCCAGCAGGCGCTCGACCTCAGCCGCCGGTCCATCCGCTGA
- a CDS encoding HAD family hydrolase: MAIDAVIFDCDGLLVDTETAWTRAERVLYGRRGVAFTLDHKRELLGTSGPVAQAIVERHLGLEPGSGVTLQQEMHELALLEIQRTAPPMPGAPELVAELRRAGMPIGLASNSPHTLLRPSLRSAGFDTVFGAVVSAQDVVLGKPAPDVYLEACRRLGADPARSIALEDSPTGVGAARAAGMFVIGVPSLPGIELTGASLVAEALHAAEVRSALGLRLAA, from the coding sequence GTGGCCATCGACGCCGTGATCTTCGACTGCGACGGGCTGCTCGTCGACACCGAGACCGCCTGGACCCGCGCCGAGCGCGTCCTCTACGGGCGCCGCGGCGTCGCGTTCACGCTCGACCACAAGCGCGAGCTCCTCGGCACGTCGGGGCCGGTCGCGCAGGCCATCGTCGAGCGCCACCTCGGTCTCGAGCCGGGCTCCGGCGTGACGCTGCAGCAGGAGATGCACGAGCTCGCCCTGCTCGAGATCCAGCGCACGGCGCCGCCGATGCCGGGCGCGCCCGAGCTCGTCGCGGAGCTGCGGCGCGCGGGCATGCCGATCGGCCTCGCGTCGAACTCGCCGCACACCCTGCTGCGCCCCAGTCTGCGCAGCGCCGGCTTCGACACGGTGTTCGGCGCGGTCGTCAGCGCCCAGGACGTCGTGCTCGGCAAGCCGGCGCCCGACGTCTACCTCGAGGCCTGCCGCCGCCTCGGCGCCGATCCGGCCCGCAGCATCGCGCTCGAGGACTCGCCGACCGGCGTCGGCGCCGCCCGCGCCGCAGGGATGTTCGTCATCGGCGTCCCGTCGCTGCCCGGCATCGAGCTGACTGGTGCGAGCCTCGTGGCCGAGGCGCTGCACGCCGCCGAGGTGCGCAGCGCGCTCGGCCTTCGGCTCGCCGCCTGA
- a CDS encoding EamA family transporter, protein MLRRLPPHAYFVGSAVFHYLGPAFAVLLFSRVSVLGVAWLRIATAAVVFAAVRRPWRAWSRPVVALGVAIAVMNVCFYEAIDRLPLGTVAAIEFGGVLVVAAMGTRTARNWAALGLATAGVLALCNVRWEAEAVGLAFAFANAALFALYIVTAHRVSRISGIDGLGAAMLVALAVVTPLAGWAALPGLTDPVGLAAAIGVGLCSSVIPYVCDQLAMGRLPRATYALLVALMPATAALVGVVVLGQVPTAVETGGLVLVVAAVALHRERVGAGEPASPGVALDAG, encoded by the coding sequence ATGCTGCGCCGCCTGCCTCCCCACGCGTACTTCGTCGGCTCGGCGGTCTTCCACTACCTCGGGCCGGCGTTCGCGGTGCTGCTGTTCTCGCGGGTAAGCGTGCTGGGCGTGGCGTGGCTGCGGATCGCCACGGCGGCCGTGGTGTTCGCCGCGGTGCGGCGGCCGTGGCGGGCGTGGTCGCGCCCGGTCGTCGCGCTCGGGGTCGCGATCGCGGTGATGAACGTCTGCTTCTACGAGGCCATCGACCGGCTGCCGCTGGGCACGGTCGCCGCGATCGAGTTCGGCGGCGTCCTCGTCGTGGCCGCCATGGGCACGCGGACGGCGCGCAACTGGGCGGCCCTCGGGCTGGCGACGGCGGGCGTGCTCGCCCTGTGCAACGTGCGCTGGGAGGCCGAGGCGGTCGGCCTCGCGTTCGCGTTCGCCAACGCCGCCCTCTTCGCGCTGTACATCGTCACCGCGCACCGCGTGTCGCGGATCTCGGGGATCGACGGTCTCGGAGCGGCGATGCTCGTCGCGCTGGCCGTGGTCACCCCGCTCGCGGGCTGGGCGGCACTGCCGGGGCTGACCGATCCGGTCGGGCTCGCGGCGGCCATCGGCGTGGGGCTGTGCTCGTCGGTGATCCCGTACGTGTGCGATCAGCTGGCGATGGGCCGCCTGCCCCGCGCGACGTATGCGCTCCTGGTCGCGCTGATGCCCGCGACCGCGGCGCTCGTCGGCGTGGTGGTGCTCGGCCAGGTTCCCACCGCCGTGGAGACCGGCGGGCTGGTGCTGGTGGTGGCCGCGGTGGCGCTGCATCGCGAGCGGGTTGGCGCTGGAGAACCCGCGTCCCCAGGAGTAGCCTTGGATGCCGGATGA
- the bcp gene encoding thioredoxin-dependent thiol peroxidase translates to METDTMIESGQPAPDFTLPDQDGEIVTLSSLRGSPVVVYFYPKADTPGCTTQACGVRDHAADYDARGAIVLGISPDPVKKVKKFHDKRSLNFRLLADEDHAVAEAYGVWVEKSMYGRTYMGNERTTFVIDPDGVITDVLRKVKPAEHDDLVLGALGAGAIGG, encoded by the coding sequence ATGGAGACCGACACGATGATCGAATCAGGCCAGCCCGCCCCCGACTTCACCCTGCCCGACCAGGACGGCGAGATCGTGACGCTGTCGTCGCTGCGCGGCAGTCCGGTGGTCGTCTACTTCTATCCCAAGGCCGACACGCCGGGCTGCACGACGCAGGCATGCGGCGTGCGCGACCACGCGGCCGACTACGACGCCCGCGGCGCGATCGTGCTCGGCATCTCGCCCGATCCGGTGAAGAAGGTCAAGAAGTTCCACGACAAGCGGTCGCTGAACTTCAGGCTCCTCGCCGACGAGGATCATGCGGTCGCCGAGGCGTACGGCGTGTGGGTCGAGAAGTCGATGTACGGGCGCACGTACATGGGCAACGAGCGCACGACGTTCGTGATCGATCCCGATGGGGTGATCACCGACGTGCTGCGCAAGGTCAAGCCCGCCGAGCACGACGACCTGGTGCTCGGGGCGCTGGGCGCGGGCGCGATCGGCGGCTGA
- a CDS encoding Lrp/AsnC family transcriptional regulator, whose translation MASEPRRNGLLDPTNIRLIEELQANARLTLAELGRRVGLSAPAVAERMGRLEDAGVITGYHAAVDPRALGYGLGAILRIRPAPRQIAAVADLARETGEVAECHRITGEDCFLMRLHVRDVEQLEELIDRFAFFGQTTTSIMQTSPVASRPAPLPGP comes from the coding sequence ATGGCTTCGGAGCCAAGGCGCAACGGGCTTCTCGACCCCACGAACATCCGTCTGATCGAGGAACTGCAGGCGAACGCACGCCTGACGCTCGCCGAGCTCGGTCGGCGCGTCGGGCTGTCGGCGCCGGCGGTGGCCGAGCGCATGGGCCGCCTCGAGGACGCCGGTGTGATCACCGGCTACCACGCCGCCGTCGACCCCCGGGCGCTCGGCTACGGGCTCGGCGCGATCCTCCGGATCCGGCCGGCACCGCGCCAGATCGCCGCGGTCGCCGACCTCGCCCGCGAGACCGGCGAGGTCGCCGAGTGCCACCGGATCACCGGCGAGGACTGCTTCCTCATGCGCCTGCACGTGCGCGACGTCGAGCAGCTCGAGGAGCTCATCGACCGCTTCGCCTTCTTCGGCCAGACGACCACGTCGATCATGCAGACCTCTCCGGTCGCGAGCCGCCCCGCGCCGCTGCCGGGGCCGTGA
- a CDS encoding lysylphosphatidylglycerol synthase transmembrane domain-containing protein, whose translation MRAVLWRAVPFADLSSFWNGVESFFSSLADVNWLALLLGLVFFGTYLSIRSRAYFNVLRAAYPGERFQWRRIWGAYVAAYGFNSVIPARGGDVIKLFLVKTSVPNSTYPAVASSFFVEAVFDATIAVPVLIFAFTQGVFPKPPDFSDLGAFDLSFFASHLQFTLFLITAVAILILVGFAVLSRRVKAFWARVKQGVTILFDRRRYVRQVWLVQFGGWLFRCAAFWMLLDAFGVGGSVRNVLLVLGVNAIASLLPFTPGGAGVQQALLLKVFAGTATSATVAAYSVGQQIAIAAFSLGLGFAALVFIFRFRSFKAVIAAGREHRAAEQARQADAPDEPAAPGPTAGRRAPRARA comes from the coding sequence CTGCGGGCCGTACTCTGGCGAGCAGTGCCCTTCGCCGACCTCTCGTCCTTCTGGAACGGCGTCGAGTCGTTCTTCTCGAGCCTGGCTGATGTCAACTGGTTGGCGCTCCTGCTCGGCCTCGTCTTCTTCGGCACCTACCTCAGCATCCGCTCGCGCGCGTACTTCAACGTGCTGCGGGCCGCCTACCCGGGCGAGCGCTTCCAGTGGCGGCGGATCTGGGGGGCCTACGTCGCGGCGTACGGCTTCAACAGCGTCATCCCCGCCCGCGGCGGCGACGTCATCAAGCTGTTCCTCGTCAAGACGTCGGTGCCGAACTCGACCTACCCTGCGGTCGCCTCGTCGTTCTTCGTCGAGGCGGTGTTCGACGCGACGATCGCCGTCCCGGTCCTGATCTTCGCGTTCACGCAGGGGGTGTTCCCGAAGCCGCCGGACTTCTCGGACCTCGGCGCGTTCGACCTGAGCTTCTTCGCGTCGCACCTGCAGTTCACGCTGTTCCTGATCACCGCGGTGGCGATCCTGATCCTCGTCGGCTTCGCAGTGCTGTCGCGCCGCGTCAAGGCGTTCTGGGCGCGGGTGAAACAGGGCGTGACGATCCTGTTCGACCGCCGGCGCTACGTTCGCCAGGTCTGGCTCGTGCAGTTCGGCGGCTGGCTGTTTCGCTGCGCGGCGTTCTGGATGCTGCTCGACGCGTTCGGCGTCGGCGGCTCGGTGCGCAACGTGCTGCTCGTGCTCGGCGTCAACGCGATCGCGTCGCTGCTGCCGTTCACGCCGGGCGGCGCGGGCGTCCAGCAGGCGCTGCTGCTGAAGGTGTTCGCGGGGACGGCGACGAGCGCCACGGTGGCCGCCTACTCGGTCGGCCAGCAGATCGCGATCGCCGCGTTCAGCCTCGGCCTCGGCTTCGCCGCGCTCGTGTTCATCTTCAGGTTCCGCTCGTTCAAGGCGGTCATCGCCGCGGGCCGCGAGCACCGCGCCGCCGAGCAGGCCCGGCAGGCCGACGCGCCCGACGAGCCGGCGGCGCCGGGGCCTACTGCAGGCCGGCGCGCGCCTCGCGCACGAGCGTGA
- a CDS encoding sensor histidine kinase, with the protein MTVAALNLDQRMARAGRVLGYLAVSVPIAVLGVLAVAVVLIGAVLSVAAIGLPLLLGGTAACAGLTRLDRRAANRFLEAHIPPLPPAPRAAGGPWRRSLALLSDRALWRMAASLALRAPLTILALALALVPIVLLALLVELAVQGIGGLGGLDYLGPWTFGPALGIVLGALALPTAVLAIAGLDALFTVLRTVGRALLFPRAATAGPVREMLAESLGDQSVSIAYWLPDRGRFVDEGGRSVTLPEPGTGRAWTAVDRDGRRVAAIIHDAALDTGPELVDAAAAASSMAIDNERLKADLRARLEELRVSRLRIVEAADAARRRLERDLHDGAQQQLVGLSLQLRVMRSRVDDPGLLTEIDTLSQQLSVAMAELRELARGIHPTILTERGLGPAIAALCDRSPVATECHVAIDERLTDQVESTAYFVVAEALTNIAKYSGATLGAVDIHREGGELVVDVTDDGKGGAELEGGTGLRGLEDRLSAIDGTLSVSSPPGEGTHLQARMPWTPREPT; encoded by the coding sequence ATGACCGTCGCCGCCCTGAACCTCGACCAGCGCATGGCGCGAGCCGGGCGTGTCCTCGGCTACCTCGCGGTGAGCGTTCCGATCGCGGTGCTCGGCGTGCTCGCCGTCGCGGTCGTGCTGATCGGGGCGGTGCTCAGCGTCGCAGCCATCGGCCTGCCGCTGCTGCTCGGGGGGACCGCCGCGTGTGCGGGGCTGACCCGCCTCGACCGCCGGGCCGCCAACCGCTTCCTCGAGGCGCACATCCCGCCGCTGCCCCCCGCACCGCGCGCGGCCGGCGGCCCCTGGCGCCGGTCGCTGGCCCTGCTGTCGGACCGCGCGCTCTGGCGCATGGCGGCCTCGCTGGCCCTCCGGGCGCCGCTGACCATCCTCGCACTCGCGCTCGCCCTCGTGCCGATCGTCCTGCTCGCCCTTCTCGTCGAGCTGGCCGTCCAGGGCATCGGCGGCCTCGGCGGCCTCGACTACCTCGGGCCGTGGACGTTCGGGCCGGCGCTCGGCATCGTGCTGGGCGCGCTCGCCCTGCCGACCGCCGTGCTCGCGATCGCGGGCCTCGACGCCCTCTTCACCGTGCTGCGCACCGTCGGCCGCGCGCTGCTGTTCCCGCGCGCGGCGACCGCCGGCCCGGTCCGCGAGATGCTCGCCGAGAGCCTGGGCGACCAGTCGGTCTCGATCGCCTACTGGCTGCCCGACCGCGGGCGCTTCGTCGACGAGGGCGGCCGGTCCGTCACGCTGCCCGAGCCGGGCACCGGCCGCGCCTGGACGGCCGTCGACCGCGACGGCCGTCGCGTCGCGGCGATCATCCACGACGCCGCGCTGGACACCGGCCCCGAGCTGGTCGACGCCGCGGCCGCCGCCTCGTCGATGGCGATCGACAACGAGCGCCTGAAGGCCGACCTGCGGGCGCGGCTGGAGGAGCTGCGGGTGTCGCGCCTGCGAATCGTCGAGGCCGCCGACGCGGCCCGCCGCCGGCTGGAGCGCGACCTGCACGACGGGGCGCAGCAGCAGCTCGTCGGGCTCTCGCTCCAGCTGCGCGTCATGCGGTCGCGCGTCGACGACCCCGGCCTGTTGACCGAGATCGACACGCTCTCCCAGCAGTTGTCGGTCGCGATGGCCGAGCTGCGCGAGCTCGCCCGCGGCATCCATCCCACGATCCTCACCGAGCGCGGGCTCGGGCCCGCGATCGCCGCGCTGTGCGATCGCAGTCCGGTCGCGACCGAATGCCACGTGGCCATCGACGAGCGCCTGACCGACCAGGTCGAGTCCACCGCGTACTTCGTGGTCGCCGAGGCGCTGACGAACATCGCCAAGTACTCGGGGGCGACGCTCGGCGCGGTCGACATCCACCGGGAGGGCGGCGAGCTCGTCGTCGACGTCACTGACGACGGCAAGGGCGGCGCGGAGCTCGAGGGCGGCACCGGCCTGCGCGGGCTCGAGGACCGGCTGTCGGCGATCGACGGCACGCTGTCGGTCTCCAGCCCGCCCGGTGAGGGCACGCATCTCCAGGCGCGGATGCCGTGGACGCCGCGGGAGCCGACGTGA
- a CDS encoding bestrophin-like domain, whose protein sequence is MVRDLLNAVPEWALALAFIGAIVALALGAFRLVCHFLARWRDQGSVEGVLGLAAMVMTLFALVLAFVVVNLYSDYTSASSDVTDEANALGAIVQDARAFPDADRLAVERAIARYTAEVRDHEFDTLAEGRSDPHANALVVGIVEALQAYAPQTETQKTFYGAATDQLNTFLAERENRVAKAETSIPGPLLGLLIFLSFMTVGVFMFVRTHHGSLDVLIVVVVAVVVASGLLTALILQYPYSGSIAVSSDPFTKGLLAGISGGG, encoded by the coding sequence GTGGTTCGCGACCTGCTGAACGCGGTGCCCGAGTGGGCGTTGGCGCTGGCGTTCATCGGCGCGATCGTGGCCCTCGCGCTCGGGGCGTTCAGGCTGGTCTGCCATTTCCTGGCCCGGTGGCGGGATCAGGGCTCGGTGGAGGGCGTCCTGGGGCTTGCGGCGATGGTGATGACGCTGTTCGCCCTGGTCCTCGCCTTCGTCGTGGTGAACCTCTACAGCGACTACACCAGCGCGTCGTCGGACGTCACGGACGAGGCGAACGCGCTCGGCGCCATCGTGCAGGACGCGCGCGCGTTCCCGGACGCCGACCGGCTCGCGGTCGAGCGGGCCATCGCGAGGTACACGGCGGAGGTCCGCGATCATGAGTTCGACACCCTGGCGGAGGGACGGTCGGATCCCCACGCCAACGCCCTGGTGGTCGGCATCGTCGAGGCGCTGCAGGCCTACGCACCGCAGACCGAGACGCAGAAGACCTTCTACGGGGCCGCGACGGATCAGCTCAACACGTTTCTCGCCGAGCGCGAGAACCGGGTGGCCAAGGCCGAGACGTCGATCCCCGGGCCACTGCTCGGGCTCCTGATCTTCCTGTCGTTCATGACGGTCGGCGTGTTCATGTTCGTTCGCACGCATCACGGCAGCCTGGACGTCCTCATCGTGGTCGTGGTGGCCGTGGTCGTCGCATCAGGGCTGCTGACCGCGCTGATCCTCCAGTACCCGTACTCGGGATCCATCGCGGTGAGCAGCGACCCGTTCACCAAGGGCCTGCTGGCGGGGATCAGCGGCGGCGGTTAG